In Qipengyuania psychrotolerans, one DNA window encodes the following:
- the ilvN gene encoding acetolactate synthase small subunit, whose amino-acid sequence MKIAEQASERHVLNVIVDNEPGILAKITGLFTARGYNIDSLTVADISEDHAISRITIVTRGPEPVIDQIRSQLERLVPVHKVIDLTEEGSHVERELALVKVAGKGDNRVEALRIAELFRANVVDTTTSSFVFELTGAPDKIDSFIALMRELGLVEVGRSGIVGMMRGEGRV is encoded by the coding sequence GTGAAGATCGCAGAGCAAGCCAGCGAACGGCACGTCCTCAATGTGATCGTCGACAACGAGCCGGGTATCCTTGCCAAGATCACCGGCCTGTTCACCGCTCGCGGTTACAATATCGACAGTCTGACCGTGGCCGACATTTCGGAAGATCACGCTATCAGCCGGATTACTATCGTCACCCGCGGGCCGGAACCGGTAATCGACCAGATCCGCTCGCAGCTTGAACGGCTGGTGCCGGTGCACAAGGTCATCGATCTGACCGAAGAGGGATCGCACGTCGAACGCGAACTCGCCCTCGTGAAGGTGGCGGGCAAAGGCGATAACCGGGTCGAAGCACTGCGTATCGCCGAGCTGTTCCGCGCCAACGTCGTAGACACGACTACCAGCAGTTTCGTCTTCGAACTGACCGGCGCGCCGGACAAGATCGACAGTTTCATCGCCCTGATGCGCGAACTCGGCCTCGTCGAGGTCGGCCGCTCGGGGATCGTAGGAATGATGCGCGGTGAAGGCCGCGTCTAA